Within the Deltaproteobacteria bacterium genome, the region TCGAGGAGATCGCGCGCGTGAACGGTTCGCAAGCAGCGACGGTCGCTGCCGAGAATTCGCTCGGCATCGGACCCCTCTACTACTTCGGGACCGAAGAGCAGAAGCGCCGCTACCTCCCCGACCTGTGTGCGGGAAGAACGCTCTGGGGCTTCGGGCTGACGGAGCCCTCGGCCGGCTCCGACGCCGGCGGCAGCAAGACGACGGCGCGACTCGAGGGTGACCGCTGGATCATCAACGGCAGCAAGATATTCATTACCAACGCCGGCTCGCCGATGACGGCCGGCTCCACGGTGCAATGCGTAACAGGCACGCGGCCCGACGGCAGCAAGGAAGTCACCTGCATCATCGTCGAGCAGGACACCCCGGGGTTCACGACCCGGACGATGCACAAGAAGATGGTGTGGCGAGCCTCCAACACGGCCGAGCTCTACTTCGACAACGTGAGCGTGCCGCGCGAGAACCTGCTCGGCACGCGAGGCCAGGGTTTTCGCCAGATGCTCGAAACCTTGGACTCGGGTCGTCTGTCGATCGCGGCGATGGGGCTCGGGGGCGCGCAGGGCGCGTTCGAGGCCGCGATCACCTACGCACGTGAGCGACGGCAGTTTGGAAAGCCCATCAGCCAGTTCCAGGCCAACGCCTTCAAGCTCGCGGACATGGCGATGGAGATCGAAACGGCGCGCAATCTTCTCTACAAGGCTTGCTGGCTGCGTGACCAAAGTCGCCCCTTCCGCAAGGAAGCCGCGATGGCGAAGCTCTGGGCATCCGAGGTGATGCGGCGGGTAACCCATGCCTCCGTCCAGATCTTCGGCGGCTATGGCCTCATGGAGGAATACCCCGTCGCACGATTCTATCGTGACCAGCGCCTGCTCGAGATCGGGGAAGGCACGTCGGAGGTGCAGCGACTCGTGATCTCGCGCATCCTCGGGTGCTACGAATGACGCCTACCTGATCAAGCGCTGCACGGCCTTGAACTCGGGCGCCTCGGCGGTGCGAACGAGTTCGAGAAGCCCGCTCTCGACCGTCGCCGGCACCATGCCCGCCTGCAACATCTTCTGCCACCCGATCTCGTAGTCCTCGCGCCGGCGTGCCGACGTCGCGTCGTGCGCGACGTGCACCTGATACCCGGCCGCCAGCAGATCGTGGGCGGTTTGACTCACGCATGCATGCGTCTCGACGCCAGCGATGAGCACTTGCCGACGGCCAATCCGCGCGAGTGCCGAGACGAATGCCTCGACCCCGCAACAGCTCATACTCATCTTCTCGATCACCCGCGTGCCCTCCGGAACGTGGCACGCGACCTCGGCCACGGTCGACCCAACGCCCTTCGGATACTGCTCGGTCACCAGCGTGGGCACACCGAGCATGGCCGCACCCTGCACGAGACGCGCCACCGCGACCGCGACGCGTTCGTACTCGTACAAGACGGACCGATAGCCCTCTTGTACGTCGATCACGACGAGAGTCGCGGCGTCACGCGCCAACAAACCCGGATGACGTCCCGACGACATCGACACGATCAGTGACGGGTCAAGTTGGCGTCATCGCCGTCGAGGCCGAGCAGCGTACCCAGCGCCGCGCACGCCTCATGGAGCGGTCCATCGATCGTATCGCTCACGAGCTGTTCCACGGCTGCGAGATCGTCGGGGCCCGGAGGCTCGGATTCGTGGTGCATACCATGAAGCGCCCACGCCACCGTGCTCAACCGATTGCGGACCTCGGACAAAAGCCCGAGCGCCTTTTCGGGCGACATCTCCGGGGAGTCTTTGCTCTTGTCTGCCATGGGATCCTCCTCGCGTGTGGGTGCAGCCCGACCGATCCATGCACTCTACGCGGAGCGAAGCAGGCCGGCAATTGCGCTCACGGCATCGGCATCGACCAGGTCTCGCCGATGCCACGGATGACCACCCGATCGCCCTGGGGCCCGGCGGCAGTGAGCAGTCGGCGCATGGCGTCTCCGAGTGGCTCTTTCCCGAGCCGGAACGTGTCCCAATGGATCGGGATCAGATACCGCGCCCCGCTCTCCTCGAACATCCGCCAGACCTGCTCCGGATCGGCGTGATTGCTGATCCATGGATCGTAGGCGCCGTTCCCCAGAATCGCGACCGTCACGCCGCGCGCTCGCCCGACCGTTCCGACCTTGTCGGTGTATGCAGTATCGCTCGCGAAGAGCACCCGCGTCGCGCCATATCCGAAAACGTAACCGTTGTAGCCGCGCCAGCGCTCCCACGGCCAACGCTTGCCCCAGTGGTCCACCTCGATCGCCTCGATCTCGACGCCGCCTGCCCCCACCCGCTCGCCCCAGTCGAGCTCGACGACCCGCGGGAACCCAAGCGTCTCCACGAGGTCCCTACTCCGTGCCGGAACCACCAAAAGCGGCGCCTTCGTGAGCCGGCGCAGCGACGGCAGATCGAGGCTGTCGAGGTGGGCATGGCTCACGACGACGGCGTCGATTGGCGGAAGCTCCTCGGGCGTGAGCGCCGCTCGGACGACGCGCTTCGGGCCGAGCGTCAGCGGGCCGACGCTCACCCCGATCCTATCGAAGAATGCGGGGTCGGTGAGGATCCGCGTCCCGCCCAGCTCCACGAGCACCGAGGCATGCCCGACGTATGCGATCGTCAGATCGTCCGCATTCCAACTCCGGGGTGTCGGATGGTTCGGGGCCGGTGCGGTTGGCTGGAGCACCATGCCGCACGCGAACGCGAACCCCCCCACCACGGCAATCACCGCCGACACCGCCGCCCATCGGAGCCACCGCCTCCGAACGATCCGCGGCGACGCGAGACCCCTCACGCCCGAGAGGCGAGCCGACTACGGATTCGAGACGCGCGTCACCGACTCGATCACGATCGGCGTCTCGGGAACGTTTTGGTGCGGCGGCCGCGCGGTGGTCTTCACAGCCTCGATCTTCTTCACGACGTCCATACCGGCAGTGACCTTGCCGAAGACCGCGTATCCGAACCCGGCGGGCGATTCGTCGCGGTGGTTCAGCTGCGCGTTGTCCGCCACGTTGATGAAGAACTGCGACGTGGCGCTGTCGACGATACCCGTCCGCGCCATCGCGATCGTCCCGATGGCATTCTTGAGCCCGTTGCCGGCCTCGTTCTTGATCGGAGCCTTGGTCGCCTTCTGCTGCATGTTCGGCGTGAAGCCGCCGCCTTGGATCATGAAGCCGGGAATCACACGGTGGAAGATCGTGCCATCGTAGAACTTGGCATCCACATAGTCGAGGAAGTTCTTGACGCTGATCGGCGCTTGGAGCTGATCGAGCTCGATCGTGATCTCACCGACCGAGGTTTTCATCAGCACCGAGGGATTCTTGCCCGGGGACGGCTTCGCCGTCGGATCGGCGGCTTGCACCGTCGCTACCGACAGAAAAAGGATCGAAACGAGCGCAAGCGTCGAAGTCAGTGCCATGGACAGCCTCCTCATCCGCAAAGTGGCGATCGCGCCCGTATCCCATGCGACCTACTGGGGGTCAAGCTGACTCCACAACCGGCTCCTCGACGACGCGGGCAGTTGGCGGCTGACGCCCGGCTCAGACATGGGCCTCCACGCCGTCCTCGACGACCTCGACCTCACCTTCGACCGCGAAGCCCATCTCCTCGATCAGCCGACGTGTCGGAAGCACCCCGAGCCCGGGCGTCGTCAGGTAGCCCTCGATGAAAACGGAGTTCGCCGGGTAGAGCGCCAGCCCCTGCCAACTCCCGAGGTTGCGCTCGCGACCTCCGGCGGCACGGATGTCGCTCGCCGGATTGGTGAACCGCATCAGCGCGAGCGCTCGGAGCGCGCGGGTCGCGGCGACCGGACCGGCGTCCGCCAGCGGCGTGCCGTCGATCGATAGCAGGAAGTTGAGCGGCAGCGAATCGACCCGGAGCTCGCGCAACGCGAATGCGAGGTCCACTACGTCCTCGTCGCGCTCGCCCATGCCGACGATGCCGCCGCAGCACACCGCGAGGCCGGCATGCTTCACCGCGCGAACCGTACGCACACGGTCCTCGTAGGTGTGCGTCGTGCAGACCTCGGGGTGGAAGCGGGCGCTCGTGTTGAGATTGTGGTTGACCCAGCCGACGCCGGCTGCTTTGAGCTCGCGCGCTTGGTCTTCGTCCAGGAGCCCGAGCGACACACAGATCTCGAGATCCGGGTGTTCGGCGCGAATCGCTCGGGTCGCCGTGGTCAACTGACCGATGTCACGCGCGCTTGGACCCCGCCCGCTGGTCACCATGCAATAGCGCCGGGCGCCGCGTTCCGCCGCCGCCCGGGCGCCGGCTACGAGGTCCTCGGTCGGGAGCAGCCGGTACGTATCGATCGTGGCCGTCGAGACCGCCGACTGCGAGCAGTAGTGGCAGTCCTCCGGACAGAGACCGCTGCGCGCGTTCCGCAGCATGCAGAGCTTCACCCGGCGACCCCAATGATGCTCGCGCACGCGGAACGCGGACCACAAGAGCTCCCTGAGGTCCTCGTCGGGCGCGCGTAGGACCGCGAGCGCTTCCTCCCACGTCGGAGCCTCGCCGGCGAGCGCCCGCTCGGCGTACACGCCCCAGCGGCTCACGACCAGCCCCGCTGCTCCGCATAGAAGAACGGACCGCCGAGATACATTGCGAACCCGAGCGCGTAGACGAACGCGAGATCGCTCTCCTCCCTGGAAGCCACAATGCCGCGTCCGAGCAACTCGCGGGATTTCTGGTACATGGAGCGCACGCAACGATCGACGATCTCGTCGGCTTCGGCTACGCGAGTGCCGCGCGGCGCCACAAGCGCAGGAAGCTCGCTCCACGGCGCGCCCTTCTTTCCGCCACCGTAGTCGTAGAAGCCGCCCCCCGACTTGACGCCGAACCGTCCCCGATCGCGCAGCTCCGTGACGAGCGGCGGCATCGGCGGGGGCGCCGTGCGCGCGATCACATCGAACATGCCGGCCGCAACGTCGACACCGGCTTGGTCTGCGACCTCGAAGGGTCCGAGCGGAAAGACTCGCTCGCGCATGACCTCGTCGATTCGTTCGATCGGCGTCCCCTCGCGAAACAATGTCTCGGCTTCACGAAAATACTCGGCGAGAGCCGCGTTCACGAGGAAGCCGGGTGAGCCGTCCTGAAGCATCACCGGCACCTTGCCGATCTTGCGGACGAAGCCATGGAGCGCCGCTAGCACGTCCGGCGATGTAGACGGTGTGCGCACGACCTCGACGAGAGCACGCTGCGGATGCTCTGCGGGGCTGAAGAAATGCAGGTTCACGAAGCTCACCGGATTGCCGCCGCCGGCCTGAAAGAACTCCGCGAGGAACCCGGGACCCATTGAGCTACTGTTGGAACTCACGATCGTGTCAGGGCGTACGACCTTCGCGAGCGCTCGGTAGAAAGCTGCCTTGGCTTCCGGATCTTCCTTGCGCGCTTCGATCACGAGATCACAGTCGGCGAGAGCCGAGAGATCGGTCGCGACGGTCACCGAGGCGACCTCGGCATCGGCCGCCGCCGCGTCGATCCTGCCGCGCTTCAAGAGCGGCTCGTACTTCTGCC harbors:
- a CDS encoding peptidyl-prolyl cis-trans isomerase; its protein translation is MALTSTLALVSILFLSVATVQAADPTAKPSPGKNPSVLMKTSVGEITIELDQLQAPISVKNFLDYVDAKFYDGTIFHRVIPGFMIQGGGFTPNMQQKATKAPIKNEAGNGLKNAIGTIAMARTGIVDSATSQFFINVADNAQLNHRDESPAGFGYAVFGKVTAGMDVVKKIEAVKTTARPPHQNVPETPIVIESVTRVSNP
- a CDS encoding isochorismatase family protein, with the translated sequence MIDVQEGYRSVLYEYERVAVAVARLVQGAAMLGVPTLVTEQYPKGVGSTVAEVACHVPEGTRVIEKMSMSCCGVEAFVSALARIGRRQVLIAGVETHACVSQTAHDLLAAGYQVHVAHDATSARRREDYEIGWQKMLQAGMVPATVESGLLELVRTAEAPEFKAVQRLIR
- a CDS encoding MBL fold metallo-hydrolase; protein product: MSAVIAVVGGFAFACGMVLQPTAPAPNHPTPRSWNADDLTIAYVGHASVLVELGGTRILTDPAFFDRIGVSVGPLTLGPKRVVRAALTPEELPPIDAVVVSHAHLDSLDLPSLRRLTKAPLLVVPARSRDLVETLGFPRVVELDWGERVGAGGVEIEAIEVDHWGKRWPWERWRGYNGYVFGYGATRVLFASDTAYTDKVGTVGRARGVTVAILGNGAYDPWISNHADPEQVWRMFEESGARYLIPIHWDTFRLGKEPLGDAMRRLLTAAGPQGDRVVIRGIGETWSMPMP
- a CDS encoding acyl-CoA dehydrogenase family protein, whose translation is MNFDLTPEQEMLRRTVREFAEREIAPRMQELDEREEFSPELTRAMGDLGLFGMTVSPDYGGHGLDYLSYIIAVEEIARVNGSQAATVAAENSLGIGPLYYFGTEEQKRRYLPDLCAGRTLWGFGLTEPSAGSDAGGSKTTARLEGDRWIINGSKIFITNAGSPMTAGSTVQCVTGTRPDGSKEVTCIIVEQDTPGFTTRTMHKKMVWRASNTAELYFDNVSVPRENLLGTRGQGFRQMLETLDSGRLSIAAMGLGGAQGAFEAAITYARERRQFGKPISQFQANAFKLADMAMEIETARNLLYKACWLRDQSRPFRKEAAMAKLWASEVMRRVTHASVQIFGGYGLMEEYPVARFYRDQRLLEIGEGTSEVQRLVISRILGCYE
- the bioB gene encoding biotin synthase BioB, with the protein product MVVSRWGVYAERALAGEAPTWEEALAVLRAPDEDLRELLWSAFRVREHHWGRRVKLCMLRNARSGLCPEDCHYCSQSAVSTATIDTYRLLPTEDLVAGARAAAERGARRYCMVTSGRGPSARDIGQLTTATRAIRAEHPDLEICVSLGLLDEDQARELKAAGVGWVNHNLNTSARFHPEVCTTHTYEDRVRTVRAVKHAGLAVCCGGIVGMGERDEDVVDLAFALRELRVDSLPLNFLLSIDGTPLADAGPVAATRALRALALMRFTNPASDIRAAGGRERNLGSWQGLALYPANSVFIEGYLTTPGLGVLPTRRLIEEMGFAVEGEVEVVEDGVEAHV